One genomic region from Nocardia vinacea encodes:
- the pip gene encoding prolyl aminopeptidase, producing MRTLYPEIEPYETGMLDVGAGQAVYWEVSGNPDGKPVVFLHGGPGGGTDPFHRQFFDPAAYKIVLLDQRGCGRSTPHIADGASLETNTTAHLIADIEILRIRLGIDRWQVFGGSWGSTLALAYAQQHPDRVTELVLRGIFLLRRKEIDWYYNGAAGNIYPDEWEKFLAPVPEDERDSDLVQVYHRLLHSPDEQVAEAAAIAWSTWEGATSSLLPHPDRVQESAQPRFALAFARIENHYFVNGGFLDEGQLLRDIDKIAHIPAVIVQGRHDVVCPATSAWELHRAWPGSVLHIVDDAGHAAAEPGITHHLVEATDGFAKVS from the coding sequence ATGCGAACCCTGTACCCCGAGATCGAGCCGTACGAAACCGGCATGCTCGATGTCGGCGCGGGCCAAGCCGTGTACTGGGAGGTCAGCGGCAATCCGGACGGTAAGCCCGTGGTGTTCCTGCACGGCGGACCCGGTGGCGGTACCGATCCGTTCCACCGGCAGTTCTTCGATCCGGCCGCCTACAAGATCGTGCTGTTGGATCAGCGCGGCTGCGGACGGTCCACCCCGCATATCGCGGACGGGGCGAGTCTGGAGACCAATACCACCGCACATCTGATCGCCGATATCGAAATTCTGCGTATTCGTCTCGGCATCGACCGCTGGCAGGTATTCGGCGGCTCCTGGGGATCCACGCTCGCACTCGCCTACGCGCAACAGCATCCCGATCGGGTCACCGAACTGGTGCTGCGCGGGATATTCCTGTTGCGGCGCAAGGAAATCGACTGGTACTACAACGGCGCCGCGGGCAACATCTACCCCGACGAGTGGGAGAAGTTCCTGGCCCCGGTTCCGGAGGACGAGCGCGACAGCGATCTGGTGCAGGTGTACCACCGGCTGCTGCACTCCCCCGACGAGCAGGTCGCCGAAGCGGCCGCCATCGCCTGGTCCACCTGGGAGGGCGCGACGAGTTCGCTACTGCCGCACCCGGATCGGGTGCAGGAGAGTGCTCAGCCGCGGTTCGCGCTGGCCTTCGCCAGGATCGAGAACCACTACTTCGTCAATGGCGGATTCCTCGACGAGGGACAGCTGCTGCGCGATATCGACAAGATCGCGCACATCCCGGCCGTCATCGTGCAGGGTCGCCACGACGTCGTCTGCCCGGCGACCAGCGCTTGGGAGCTGCATCGCGCCTGGCCCGGATCGGTACTGCACATCGTGGACGATGCCGGTCACGCCGCCGCCGAACCCGGAATAACCCACCATCTCGTCGAGGCGACCGACGGATTCGCGAAAGTGAGCTGA
- the panB gene encoding 3-methyl-2-oxobutanoate hydroxymethyltransferase, with the protein MSVSESETPAYGATPATAKPAKRKTRVPHLQQMKADGEKWSMLTAYDYSSARIFEEAGIPVLLVGDSAANVVYGYDTTVPITIDELIPLVRGVVRGAPHALVVADLPFGTYETSPQQALATATRFMKEGGAHAVKLEGGERVAEQIALITSAGIPVMAHIGFTPQSVNTLGGFRVQGRGDGAEQLIADAIAVQEAGAFSVVMEMVPAELAGQVTRKLTIPTVGIGAGVECDAQVLVWQDMAGFTSGKTAKFVKRFGRIGDELRSAAAAYADEVRRGTFPGPEHSF; encoded by the coding sequence ATGTCCGTATCCGAATCGGAGACCCCTGCCTACGGCGCTACCCCGGCCACTGCGAAGCCGGCCAAGCGCAAGACGCGGGTACCTCATCTGCAGCAGATGAAGGCCGATGGCGAGAAGTGGTCGATGTTGACCGCCTACGACTATTCCTCCGCTCGCATCTTCGAAGAAGCCGGGATTCCGGTCCTACTGGTGGGTGATTCCGCGGCCAACGTCGTCTACGGCTACGACACCACCGTGCCGATCACCATCGACGAGCTCATCCCGCTGGTGCGCGGCGTGGTACGTGGTGCACCGCATGCGCTGGTGGTGGCCGATCTGCCGTTCGGCACCTACGAAACCTCGCCGCAGCAGGCACTGGCCACCGCGACCCGGTTCATGAAGGAGGGCGGTGCGCACGCGGTCAAGCTGGAGGGCGGTGAGCGGGTCGCCGAGCAGATCGCGCTGATCACCTCGGCCGGTATTCCGGTGATGGCGCATATCGGCTTCACCCCGCAGAGCGTCAATACCCTCGGTGGTTTCCGGGTGCAGGGCCGCGGCGACGGCGCCGAGCAGCTCATCGCCGATGCCATCGCGGTTCAGGAGGCCGGTGCGTTCTCCGTGGTGATGGAGATGGTGCCCGCCGAACTGGCCGGCCAGGTGACCCGCAAGCTGACCATCCCGACCGTCGGCATCGGCGCCGGCGTGGAATGCGATGCGCAGGTGCTGGTCTGGCAGGATATGGCGGGCTTCACCAGCGGCAAGACCGCCAAGTTCGTCAAGCGGTTCGGCCGGATCGGCGATGAATTGCGTTCCGCCGCAGCCGCTTACGCCGACGAGGTGCGCCGAGGGACCTTCCCCGGCCCCGAGCACAGCTTCTGA
- a CDS encoding RNB domain-containing ribonuclease, producing the protein MELHQRIVSAPVDFGAIRSEFGLTSAYPAEATAAARDAIDAFAGTRADRTDIPFVTIDPPGAMDLDQAVHIERTSSGFTVHYAIADVGAVVDPAGPLAQEAGVRGQTFYLPDSTVPLHPPILSENSASLLPDQTRPAALWTIECDENAEPQRFSVIRATVRSRARLDYASVQADADANRLHPSIAALPEFGTRRIEAGLARGAIGLRLPAQSVIRDDKADGHWRLVVDPRTAADDWNEQISLLTGMCAARIMLNGSGSDGAPSVGERIALLRTMPPPIDSAIDSMRRTAAALGVDWPADQSVGRMLAGLDPNAPATLVLMSEATGLLRGAGYTVLDGVAAAGVDGSEAAGSRSAGRVISAGGAQSAHGVPSTRGARLAGGAKLDADSRSAGDAEAPGRAGSPGITGAVGGKGAPGGRPTGAKPASTAGSANNLQHSAIGAPYAHVTAPLRRLADRFATEICLARCSGTEVPQWVRDGLVPTAESMKRSDSLAGKVERACIDLTEATLLAERSGAIFEAVVVREANGTRPAEVFIADPPVVGPCIGAPPEGAQVRVHLVAADPAARKISFGYPV; encoded by the coding sequence GTGGAACTCCACCAGCGGATCGTGTCGGCGCCGGTCGATTTCGGCGCCATTCGATCCGAATTCGGATTGACCTCGGCGTATCCCGCCGAGGCCACCGCGGCGGCCCGCGACGCGATCGACGCGTTCGCGGGCACTCGCGCCGATCGCACAGATATTCCATTCGTCACGATCGACCCGCCCGGCGCCATGGATCTGGACCAGGCGGTGCATATCGAACGCACCTCTTCCGGTTTCACCGTCCATTACGCGATCGCCGATGTCGGCGCCGTAGTAGACCCCGCCGGCCCGCTGGCCCAGGAAGCGGGCGTGCGCGGCCAGACCTTCTATCTCCCCGACAGCACCGTGCCGCTGCACCCGCCGATCCTGTCGGAGAATTCCGCAAGTCTGCTGCCAGACCAGACCAGGCCGGCCGCCCTCTGGACCATCGAATGCGATGAGAACGCGGAACCGCAGCGATTCTCGGTGATCCGGGCCACCGTGCGCTCGCGCGCCCGACTCGACTACGCGAGCGTCCAAGCCGACGCCGACGCGAACCGCCTGCATCCCTCGATCGCAGCCCTGCCGGAATTCGGCACGCGGCGCATCGAGGCCGGGCTGGCACGCGGCGCGATCGGGCTGCGTCTGCCCGCCCAGAGCGTCATCCGTGACGACAAGGCCGACGGCCACTGGCGTCTGGTGGTGGACCCGCGCACCGCCGCCGACGACTGGAACGAACAGATTTCCCTGCTGACCGGGATGTGTGCGGCACGAATCATGTTGAACGGCAGTGGATCCGATGGTGCGCCCAGTGTCGGCGAGCGCATTGCATTGCTGCGGACGATGCCGCCGCCCATTGATTCGGCGATCGATTCGATGCGCAGGACCGCTGCGGCGTTGGGTGTCGACTGGCCTGCGGATCAGTCCGTTGGGAGGATGCTTGCCGGGCTCGATCCGAATGCGCCTGCGACGTTGGTGCTGATGTCCGAGGCCACCGGGCTGCTGCGTGGTGCGGGATACACGGTGCTCGATGGGGTGGCTGCCGCGGGTGTGGATGGTTCTGAGGCGGCGGGTTCTCGGTCGGCGGGCCGTGTCATATCTGCGGGTGGTGCGCAGTCGGCGCACGGTGTGCCATCGACTCGCGGTGCGCGGTTGGCGGGTGGTGCGAAGCTGGATGCCGATTCGCGGTCGGCAGGTGACGCCGAGGCGCCGGGTAGGGCGGGTTCGCCAGGCATCACCGGTGCGGTCGGCGGTAAGGGCGCGCCGGGTGGTCGGCCGACCGGTGCCAAGCCTGCGAGCACCGCTGGGAGCGCGAACAACCTGCAGCACAGCGCAATCGGCGCACCCTATGCGCACGTCACCGCACCTCTGCGCCGCCTGGCCGATCGTTTCGCCACCGAGATCTGCCTCGCTCGTTGCTCCGGAACCGAAGTGCCGCAATGGGTCCGCGATGGCCTGGTCCCCACCGCCGAATCGATGAAGCGCAGCGACAGCCTCGCGGGCAAGGTGGAACGCGCCTGCATCGACCTCACCGAAGCCACCCTGCTCGCCGAACGCAGCGGCGCAATCTTCGAAGCCGTAGTAGTACGCGAAGCCAACGGCACCCGCCCCGCCGAGGTCTTCATCGCCGACCCACCGGTAGTCGGCCCCTGCATCGGCGCACCCCCGGAAGGCGCTCAGGTCCGGGTACATCTGGTCGCCGCCGACCCCGCGGCCCGCAAGATCAGCTTCGGCTATCCGGTCTGA
- a CDS encoding alpha/beta hydrolase, which produces MERVEVSFPSGSEQCAAWLYPPAGIPKPRPLVVMGHGLGANREMGLDRYARRFAAAGMGVLVFDYRHFGASQGAPRQLLHIARQREDWRSAIAYARTLRGFDATRIALWGTSFGGGHVLSVAPDDDYIAAVVAQVPFTSGWASALAKGPTSLTKVATIAATDLLVGSIRRKPVRVRLAGRKRSAALMSAPDAPEGYGRLADESETYEPKVAARVAFSTLFDSPGRRAKALKMPVFYAVADNDTIAPPKPTLRAAERTKHAIVKRYPVGHFDVYFDDVFEQTVYDQTEFLVSVLRP; this is translated from the coding sequence ATGGAACGTGTCGAGGTCAGTTTTCCCTCGGGTAGCGAGCAGTGCGCTGCCTGGCTGTATCCCCCCGCTGGCATCCCCAAGCCCCGCCCACTTGTTGTGATGGGGCACGGACTCGGCGCCAACCGGGAGATGGGTCTGGATAGGTACGCACGGCGTTTCGCCGCTGCCGGGATGGGTGTGCTGGTATTCGATTACCGGCATTTCGGGGCCAGTCAGGGTGCGCCGCGTCAGCTCCTACATATCGCTCGGCAACGCGAGGACTGGCGCTCGGCCATCGCCTACGCGCGCACGCTGCGTGGCTTCGATGCGACCCGAATCGCGCTGTGGGGCACCTCTTTCGGCGGCGGCCATGTGCTGTCGGTCGCGCCGGACGACGACTACATCGCGGCCGTCGTCGCCCAGGTACCGTTCACCAGCGGCTGGGCCTCGGCACTGGCGAAGGGGCCGACCAGCCTGACCAAGGTGGCCACCATCGCGGCTACTGATCTGCTCGTAGGTTCGATCCGGCGCAAGCCCGTTCGCGTCCGGTTGGCCGGCCGCAAGCGTTCGGCGGCGCTGATGAGCGCGCCGGATGCGCCGGAGGGTTACGGCAGGCTAGCCGACGAGAGCGAGACCTACGAACCGAAAGTCGCTGCCCGCGTGGCATTCTCGACACTGTTCGATTCACCCGGCCGCCGGGCCAAGGCATTGAAGATGCCGGTCTTCTACGCAGTCGCCGACAACGACACCATCGCACCGCCGAAGCCGACACTGCGCGCGGCCGAACGCACCAAGCACGCGATCGTAAAGCGTTATCCAGTAGGGCATTTCGATGTCTACTTCGACGATGTCTTCGAGCAGACGGTATACGACCAGACCGAGTTCCTGGTGTCGGTGCTGCGTCCCTGA
- a CDS encoding slipin family protein encodes MDILAVIGAIFGVGAIAGGIVTAMSARIVTQYEKGLVFRFGRVVGTRDPGLRMLIPFVDRMRKVSTQIVTMPVPAQDGITRDNVTVRVDAVVYFRVIDPVCAVVEVQNYLFAVGQVAQTSLRSIIGKSDLDSLLSNREELNKGLEIMIDSPALGWGIHIDRVEIKDVSIPDALKRSMSRQAEAERERRARVISAEGELQASKKLAQAGAQMSESPAALQLRLLETVVQVAAEKNSTLVLPFPVELLRFLERGTPSGASTAEPTPTAPEPTPEITPPEPKPVLGQGNTPAAEQDGMRS; translated from the coding sequence ATGGATATTCTTGCCGTTATCGGGGCGATTTTCGGGGTGGGGGCGATCGCGGGCGGGATAGTCACCGCGATGAGCGCGCGCATTGTCACCCAATACGAGAAGGGGCTGGTGTTCCGGTTCGGCCGGGTGGTCGGAACCCGAGATCCCGGACTGCGCATGCTGATTCCATTCGTCGACCGGATGCGCAAGGTCTCCACGCAGATCGTCACCATGCCGGTGCCCGCGCAGGACGGCATCACCCGTGACAACGTGACCGTGCGCGTCGACGCCGTGGTCTATTTCCGGGTGATCGATCCGGTCTGCGCGGTGGTGGAGGTACAGAACTATCTTTTCGCGGTAGGGCAGGTGGCGCAGACATCCTTGCGTTCGATTATCGGAAAGAGTGACCTGGATAGCCTGTTGTCCAATCGTGAGGAGCTGAACAAGGGGCTGGAGATCATGATCGATAGCCCGGCACTCGGCTGGGGAATCCATATCGATCGGGTGGAGATCAAGGATGTATCGATACCGGATGCACTGAAGCGCTCGATGTCGCGGCAGGCCGAGGCGGAGCGGGAACGGCGGGCGCGGGTGATTTCCGCCGAGGGCGAATTACAGGCGTCGAAGAAGTTGGCCCAGGCGGGTGCGCAAATGTCGGAATCGCCGGCGGCACTGCAACTACGATTGCTGGAGACCGTGGTTCAGGTTGCGGCGGAAAAGAATTCGACATTGGTGCTGCCGTTTCCGGTGGAGTTACTGCGGTTCCTGGAACGCGGTACGCCGTCCGGAGCGAGCACCGCCGAACCCACCCCGACCGCACCCGAGCCCACACCGGAGATCACCCCGCCGGAGCCGAAACCGGTACTCGGTCAGGGCAACACGCCAGCGGCCGAACAAGATGGAATGCGCTCGTAA
- a CDS encoding phosphotransferase yields the protein MTGRAVHAPAALLGQPVQPMLDWATGVLTARDVKIVGPPEETRRRAWSLIVRIPTDAGPMWLKANARAGAHEGPLLQELARLWPGSVLEPLAVQPDHGWLLSPDGGATARDSAAVWTELVRRYADLQLAMGDHIDELRATGTPYLPPSQLITVYRHFEPRVPGLGAAITEAGAALAEFGRLSIEHNDLHPGNVFTDSDMLFDWGDAVITHPLLSWRVLRGPHRSDYLDRWRQSCAVTDAEIVLVDRLAPLVALHPWRTIDASPPRFARFLQGLLDDLRAGFGPV from the coding sequence ATGACCGGCCGAGCAGTGCACGCACCAGCGGCACTGCTCGGCCAACCCGTGCAACCGATGCTCGATTGGGCCACGGGCGTTCTCACCGCTCGCGACGTGAAAATCGTTGGGCCGCCGGAGGAAACGCGACGGCGGGCATGGTCGTTGATCGTGCGCATCCCGACCGATGCGGGTCCGATGTGGTTGAAGGCCAACGCTCGCGCCGGTGCGCACGAGGGTCCGCTGCTACAGGAATTGGCCCGGTTGTGGCCCGGCAGTGTGCTCGAACCGCTTGCGGTGCAACCGGATCATGGCTGGTTGCTCAGTCCCGATGGTGGTGCCACCGCGCGGGATTCCGCAGCCGTGTGGACCGAATTGGTCCGCCGTTACGCCGACCTCCAGTTGGCGATGGGCGATCACATCGATGAGCTGCGCGCCACCGGCACGCCGTATCTGCCGCCGTCCCAACTGATCACGGTGTACCGACACTTCGAGCCACGCGTTCCCGGCCTCGGTGCGGCGATCACCGAAGCCGGCGCGGCGCTTGCCGAATTCGGCAGGCTGAGTATCGAACACAATGATCTGCATCCGGGAAACGTGTTCACCGATTCGGACATGCTGTTCGACTGGGGCGATGCGGTAATCACGCATCCGCTGCTGTCCTGGCGCGTGCTGCGCGGTCCGCACCGCTCGGACTACCTGGACCGGTGGCGGCAGTCGTGCGCCGTTACCGATGCCGAAATCGTCCTCGTCGACCGGCTGGCACCACTGGTCGCCCTGCATCCGTGGCGCACCATCGACGCGTCGCCACCGCGGTTCGCGCGCTTCCTGCAGGGCTTGCTCGACGATCTGCGCGCGGGCTTCGGCCCGGTTTGA
- a CDS encoding DUF6879 family protein — protein MVTEPHTDYHRWLLTLTPQNIEAGEDIRYLPRYLAGEVQAEDYWLLDDERVAFHARDDEGRGLGVEPACRKA, from the coding sequence TTGGTCACCGAACCCCACACCGACTACCACCGCTGGTTGCTGACGTTGACACCGCAGAATATCGAGGCGGGGGAAGACATCCGGTACCTGCCACGGTACCTTGCAGGGGAGGTTCAAGCCGAGGACTACTGGTTGCTGGATGATGAAAGAGTCGCGTTCCACGCCCGCGATGACGAGGGGCGAGGACTCGGCGTAGAACCGGCGTGCCGGAAAGCCTAG
- a CDS encoding NUDIX hydrolase: protein MNLATATVADIVDAITPLDALERQHIEDTRAWLASTDDVFRRVKPDTPPRHLVSYVVLVDPRARSVLLGRHLLAGLWLPTGGHISPGEHPLTAAGREAAEELGIDPEFTVIGTEPLFLTVTTTVGTHSGHQDVSLWYVIRGDRTREYTLDPGEFAEARWWDIDTFDHTDADPHFARFLTKLEPLLPERIPNH from the coding sequence ATGAACCTCGCGACCGCGACCGTCGCCGATATCGTCGACGCGATCACGCCACTCGATGCGCTCGAGCGGCAGCATATCGAGGACACCAGGGCCTGGCTGGCCTCGACCGACGATGTGTTCCGTCGCGTCAAACCCGATACTCCCCCACGGCATCTGGTCTCGTATGTGGTGCTCGTCGACCCGCGAGCCCGCAGCGTGCTGCTCGGCCGACATCTCCTCGCCGGTCTGTGGCTGCCGACCGGCGGCCACATCTCGCCGGGAGAACATCCGCTGACCGCCGCCGGACGCGAGGCCGCCGAGGAGTTGGGCATCGATCCCGAATTCACCGTCATCGGGACCGAACCGCTGTTCCTCACTGTCACGACGACGGTCGGCACGCACAGCGGACACCAGGATGTCAGCCTCTGGTACGTCATCCGCGGCGACCGCACCCGCGAATACACCTTGGACCCGGGCGAATTCGCGGAAGCACGCTGGTGGGATATCGACACCTTCGACCACACCGACGCCGATCCACATTTCGCGCGCTTCCTCACGAAACTCGAACCGCTACTCCCCGAAAGGATTCCGAACCATTGA
- a CDS encoding GNAT family N-acetyltransferase — MRVRQLGGDEWTVAREIRLDALAGSPPGTFASTFEVASQWDEPQWRQWMGTRLLFVAERDGGVVGSAGIVTKTDDSPPTVVSVWVNPSARGTGASDLLLATTIDWTRAHGHGELRLWVVEGNHHAESLYLRTGFAFTGGQQRCAEDDPRLENEMFIAVTSG; from the coding sequence ATGAGGGTGCGGCAGTTGGGCGGGGACGAATGGACAGTCGCCCGAGAGATTCGGCTCGACGCACTAGCGGGATCCCCACCGGGGACGTTCGCTTCGACATTCGAGGTCGCATCGCAGTGGGATGAACCGCAATGGCGGCAGTGGATGGGTACACGGCTGCTGTTCGTCGCCGAACGCGACGGCGGAGTCGTCGGCTCGGCGGGCATCGTCACCAAGACCGATGACAGTCCGCCGACCGTGGTGTCGGTCTGGGTGAATCCGAGCGCACGCGGCACCGGAGCCTCGGACCTTCTGCTGGCCACCACTATCGACTGGACCAGGGCACATGGACACGGCGAACTTCGACTCTGGGTTGTCGAAGGCAATCATCACGCCGAGTCCTTGTACCTGCGAACAGGTTTCGCCTTCACCGGAGGTCAACAGCGGTGCGCAGAGGATGATCCGCGGCTGGAGAACGAGATGTTCATTGCGGTGACGTCCGGGTAG
- a CDS encoding helix-turn-helix transcriptional regulator, protein MAVNQTESRVGTLLRDWRQRRRLSQLDLALAADSSSRHISYMETGRAKPSRAMILRLCDALEVPLRERNTLLLAADYAPAYRESSLDDARLASVRSALDIMLTAHEPYPAVVVDRLWNVVTGNNAMGLFMADIPEALMLPQPNVYRLVLHPDGLAARLVNLTQVRELFLERLSRQVNATGDAELRTLYDEVAAYPLPPDFIVEPEDDAAQPNPFEVPLRIRTPFGELRMFSTMATFGAPADVTLSELAIELFYPLDEFTTAALRGLAAAHNLSTDQMGWNPLPTPPVASTA, encoded by the coding sequence GTGGCGGTAAATCAGACGGAATCGCGGGTCGGCACCCTGCTGCGCGACTGGCGGCAGCGGCGCAGGCTCAGCCAGCTCGACCTGGCGCTGGCCGCGGACAGTTCCTCGCGCCACATCTCCTATATGGAGACCGGACGGGCCAAACCCAGCCGAGCCATGATTCTGCGGCTCTGCGATGCGCTGGAGGTGCCGCTGCGCGAGCGCAACACCCTGCTGCTGGCCGCCGACTACGCACCGGCCTACCGGGAGAGCAGCCTCGACGATGCGCGCCTGGCCTCAGTCCGCTCCGCACTGGACATCATGCTGACCGCGCACGAGCCCTATCCGGCGGTGGTGGTGGACCGCCTGTGGAATGTGGTCACCGGCAATAACGCCATGGGCCTGTTCATGGCCGATATCCCCGAAGCGCTGATGCTGCCGCAACCGAATGTCTACCGGCTGGTGCTGCATCCCGACGGCCTCGCGGCCCGCCTCGTCAACCTGACCCAGGTGCGAGAGTTGTTCCTGGAGCGACTGTCCCGCCAGGTCAATGCCACCGGCGACGCCGAGCTCCGAACACTCTACGACGAGGTCGCCGCCTATCCCTTACCACCGGATTTCATCGTTGAACCCGAGGACGATGCGGCACAACCCAATCCGTTCGAGGTGCCGCTGCGCATCCGAACTCCGTTCGGCGAACTACGCATGTTCAGCACCATGGCCACCTTCGGCGCACCCGCCGACGTCACGCTGTCCGAACTCGCGATCGAGTTGTTCTACCCGCTCGACGAATTCACCACCGCAGCCCTGCGCGGGCTCGCGGCGGCGCACAACTTGTCGACGGATCAGATGGGCTGGAATCCGCTGCCGACTCCGCCGGTGGCGTCGACGGCCTGA
- a CDS encoding TrmH family RNA methyltransferase: MAGRQDDRPRRWPRCAAKHHCDGIHCLPRLPLPREGYSRAPVTAARVRTRPEIRRQRRPRSHGCWNHLLAAPLWPKHGVNLGTLLRTCDAVGACMAVPRRPWVPDALNHGNTLRHRQCVHWIDGRVDRWLQRQRDGGAAIVGVELTDESIRLADLPVARKRTVIVLGHESTGIPPEGLELLDLAVEIPMVGTGHSLNVAVAGSLVLYKLAGLC; this comes from the coding sequence ATGGCCGGTCGTCAGGATGACCGGCCACGTCGATGGCCTAGATGCGCCGCGAAGCATCATTGTGATGGAATTCATTGTCTGCCAAGACTTCCGCTCCCTCGGGAAGGGTATTCCCGCGCGCCGGTGACGGCCGCGCGGGTGCGCACCCGACCCGAAATCCGCCGCCAACGCCGTCCGCGTTCGCATGGCTGTTGGAATCATCTACTCGCGGCGCCGCTTTGGCCCAAGCACGGTGTCAATCTCGGCACGCTGCTTCGCACATGTGATGCGGTCGGTGCGTGCATGGCGGTGCCGCGACGGCCCTGGGTGCCCGATGCGCTCAACCACGGCAATACGCTGCGCCACCGCCAGTGCGTGCATTGGATCGACGGACGGGTCGATCGATGGCTGCAGCGTCAGCGGGACGGGGGTGCGGCGATCGTTGGCGTAGAACTCACCGACGAATCCATTCGGCTCGCCGATCTACCCGTCGCCCGCAAACGCACCGTCATCGTGCTCGGCCACGAGTCCACCGGCATCCCGCCGGAAGGGCTCGAACTACTGGATCTGGCCGTCGAGATCCCGATGGTCGGCACCGGACACAGTCTCAATGTGGCCGTCGCCGGATCGCTGGTGCTCTACAAACTCGCGGGGCTGTGCTGA
- a CDS encoding CHAD domain-containing protein yields the protein MVTAGTAIVAALRDDVDRLLAAEPDVRADAWDSVHQMRVATRRLRSVLRSYRTLFEATPIAEMQHELKWLADLLGVARDAEVRAERFAALLATHAPQDEFARLATESAAPKAAGSGYVPGTTEYVRTELVDAERDRYRTAHAEILDALDHHRYHALRHRLSAWRTDPPLDADKSKQPAAEVFERILRKDRKRVQRLVYAEPAVSPTERVELLHDIRKGAKRLRYSCEGTTDVLGSAAKDLGTEAKRLQTVLGDHRDAVESREAILARAAETHATGVNATIYELLADAEEIAAGEALARYPAAAAFVSG from the coding sequence ATGGTCACGGCCGGAACCGCCATCGTCGCGGCGCTGCGCGACGACGTCGACCGGCTGCTGGCCGCCGAACCGGATGTCCGCGCCGACGCCTGGGATTCGGTACACCAGATGCGGGTCGCGACGCGCAGGCTGCGCAGTGTGCTGCGCTCCTACCGCACGCTCTTCGAGGCCACGCCGATCGCCGAGATGCAACACGAACTGAAATGGCTGGCCGACCTGCTCGGTGTGGCGCGCGATGCCGAGGTGCGGGCCGAACGGTTCGCGGCACTGCTGGCCACACACGCACCGCAGGATGAATTCGCCCGGCTCGCAACGGAATCAGCTGCGCCAAAGGCGGCGGGCAGCGGCTATGTACCCGGCACCACCGAGTACGTGCGCACCGAACTGGTCGACGCGGAGCGAGACCGATACCGGACCGCGCATGCCGAGATCCTCGACGCCCTCGATCACCATCGCTATCACGCACTGCGCCACCGCCTTTCGGCCTGGCGCACCGACCCGCCCCTCGATGCCGACAAGTCGAAACAGCCCGCCGCCGAGGTCTTCGAACGCATCCTGCGCAAGGACCGCAAACGCGTACAGCGGCTGGTCTACGCCGAACCCGCCGTCTCCCCCACCGAACGCGTCGAACTGCTGCACGATATCCGCAAGGGCGCCAAGCGCCTGCGCTACTCGTGCGAGGGCACGACCGACGTACTCGGCAGTGCCGCAAAGGATCTCGGCACCGAAGCGAAACGCCTGCAAACCGTACTCGGCGACCACCGCGACGCCGTCGAATCCCGCGAAGCCATCCTGGCCCGCGCCGCCGAAACCCACGCAACCGGCGTCAACGCGACGATCTATGAATTGCTGGCCGACGCCGAGGAAATCGCCGCGGGCGAAGCTTTGGCCAGGTATCCGGCCGCGGCCGCCTTCGTTTCTGGGTAG
- a CDS encoding pyridoxamine 5'-phosphate oxidase family protein has translation MAVDGVRESRELSVDTALHLLGTIGFGRVAFSRYALPAIRPVSHALVEDHLVIYADAATTGALDRQVVAYEVDAIDHRTSLGWCVIVTGIADTVRDQHEIVHYQQFLPARTVGSGDRVTRILPDIVTGVEYVGLVDADR, from the coding sequence ATGGCAGTAGACGGTGTCCGGGAGTCACGCGAACTGTCGGTCGATACCGCACTGCACCTGCTGGGCACGATCGGGTTCGGGCGTGTCGCGTTCTCGCGCTACGCCTTACCCGCGATTCGCCCGGTCAGCCATGCGTTGGTCGAGGACCATCTGGTCATCTACGCCGACGCCGCGACGACCGGTGCGCTCGATCGTCAGGTCGTGGCCTATGAGGTGGACGCGATCGACCACCGGACCTCGCTCGGCTGGTGCGTGATCGTGACCGGCATCGCCGACACCGTGCGTGACCAACACGAAATCGTGCACTACCAACAGTTCTTGCCCGCTCGCACGGTCGGTTCTGGTGATCGAGTGACCAGAATCCTGCCCGACATTGTCACCGGAGTCGAGTACGTAGGGCTGGTAGACGCCGATCGGTAG